The Bacteroidota bacterium genomic sequence TAGGGTGCAGAATGCCGATGCCATTGTGGAGGCCCGGGTGACGGGTAAGCAGGGCTTCTGGGACGACGACCATAGCCGAATATACACCGCCTACACCCTGTCTGTTAGCCGCAGTTTCAAGGGGGGGCCTGCCGCACAGCTCCAGCTGGTGGCTCCGGGTGGGCGCGTAGGTATGGACCTGCAGGTGGTGGAACCCTCACTACAGCTGGAGGTAGGCCAGATGGGTGTTTTCCTGCTGAGCCGGGAATACAGCCTGCTGCAGGCTTCGGCCCCGCATGTCTATCAGGCCTTTGCTGGCCCGCAGGGCTTTATCGCGTTGCAGGAAACGGGCGAGGGCCACGACCCCTTTGCCAGCTATACCGATGCCTACGCCCAGGTGTTCGAGTCCATCATGCAGCACACGCAGGCATCCTACCAGGTGGTGAACCTGCAGCAACCCCACCTGTGGGTACCCGGCGAAAAACGACCCGATCAGGGCGACGGCCTGAAGCCCTTAGGTACCAATGCCGTGCCTAACATTACAAGCTTTAGTCCCACCACCACCACAGCAGGCACCGGTTCGGTACTCACCATTACAGGTTCCAATTTTGGCACATACAGCGCGGCCAATAGTGCGATAAGTTTCCGAGACGCGAACAGTTCGAGCGCCTTTGTGGATGCGTTCGCCTCGGACATTGTCAGCTGGACCGATACTGAGATCAAAGTCCTGGTTCGCACGAATGCTGGCACAGGTGCTATTCGGGTAAGAAACGTGGATGGCACGGCTACCAGCACCGCCAACCTTACGGTACTCTACAACCTTACTGGTGTGAATTCGACACAAACGGTACCGGCTGGCAAGTTTTTTCAGCCCGAGCTGACTGGCCCAAACGGTACCGGGGGCTATACCTTCCAGTATTCCACCAACTTTGCGGCCAATGCAGACGCAGTGGCCAGCTTTGAGCGTGCCCTACAGAGCTGGCGGTGCGCCACGGGCGTAAACTTCACCATGGCTGCTGGCACCACCACCATCACTTGCAATTCCGGCCTCGATGCGGTTAATGTGGTTTCTTTTGACACCGACTGCCAACTTCCCAGTGGGGTGCTAGGCATCAATGCCAGCAACTATGCGGGCTGCATAAACAATGGACAAGAATATTGGTTTGTAAGGGGGCACGACTTGATATTCCGAACCCCCAACAACCCGACTGTCTGGGAGTTTGGCCCGGCGCTGCCAGCTACCAACGAAACTGACTTCGAGACCGTGGCCCTGCATGAGCTGGGGCACACCCACCAACTAGGGCACGTTATCAACAACCAGTTTGTGATGCACTTTTCACTAGGCAACGGTGTAGCCAAGCGCAGCCTGAATGCCACCAGCGACCTGGCCGGAGCCAATGCGGTGCTAAGCTGGAGCGACAACCAGAACAGCGTAACCCGGTGTGTACCGGCACCGGCTGCCCACACCCGCCTGTATCCCACCGACTGCGCCCCCCCCCGCATCCGCTTTGCCAATGCCCTGCAGCCCCAGAGCCTGAATGAGGGCGGAGCCAACATGAATGCCGCTACCGGAGACTGCCGCCGCTACCGAGACTACCCCATTACCATGCAGATAACAGGTAGCCCTACCGGAAATGCTACCGTTACCTTCGATGCAGCAGGTAGTACCGCTACGCCCGATGCAGACTATGCCCTGTATAATGCTGCCGCTACGGCACCTATTACCAGCCTGGTCTTCCCGGCTGGCAGCAATGCCAGCCAGGCCTTTACCCTGCGGCTGTACGACGACAGGGCCGTGGAGGCACAGAGTAGACTGCGACTCAACTTTTCCATCTCCGGCACTACCAATGCCCTGAAGGGTTCCGGAAGGGACACTACCCTGATCGTCAACTTTGTAGATAACGACCTGCTACCGGCCAATACCGTGCCGCTACCTACGGTAAACGACGACCTTACCACCGCAACCGTATACATAGGTCCCAGCGATACCGTAGTGGTGTACGATGACGGCGGCGAGCTGATAGGCGTACTGGCCAACCTGAGCCAGCATAACTATGGCTGCACCACCGTAGAGGTAGACCGCGCAGGCACCGGGGCAGTGGCCTTTCAGCGTACGCCTACGGGCACCCTGGCCACCCAAAAAACGCTGCTCATTACCCCCACCAACAGCAACCCCGGAGGATCCTTCCTGTTGACCGCCTACTTTACCGAAGCCGAGATAGCCGGCTGGGAAACCGCCACCGGGGGTAGCCGTGCCAACCTTACCCTCTTCCGCTCCGGCGGCAAGATTGGCAATGTGAGCCCCACTAGCCCGACACCGGCCGGAAACCCCTCTTCTTCCAACCGGTACGGCACCAGTCCGGTTTCGGCTAATTTTGGCGGTGCGGGCGTAGCTCATGCCCTTGCCGCCCAGTTTCCTGCTGGCCTGGGCGGCTTTGCCGCCGGCCTGGGCAGCCCCAACGGCCCCATCCTGACCATCGAGGTTCCGCAGCTTACCCTAAGCGGTAGCCGCCAGGGTACCTCTGCCAGCTTCCAGCTACAGGCCACCCCTGCCGGTGTAGGTGGTACTCTGCGCCTGGAGCGCAGCCTCACCTCCGACTTTGCTGCGCTAACCGAGGTGCAGAGCCAGGCCTATGCCACCAGCCTGACCTTTGCCGATGCGGAGGCACCTTTTAGTGTAGTCTATTACCGGGCACGCTGGCAGAGCACCGGGGGCGATGTGGTGTATAGTGCTGTGGTGCAGCTGGCGGCCCTCAGCCCCGAGCTGACGTTGACGGGCAGCCGCCAGGGTGCCACTGCCGCCTTCCAGCTACAGGCCACACCTGCAGGCGTATCCGGTACCCTGCGGCTAGAGCGCAGCCTCACCTCCGACTTCGCTGCGCTGACCGAGGTACAGAGCCAGGCCTATGCCACCAGCCTGACCTTTACCGATTCTCAGGCTCCCACTACTGCGGCCTATTATCGCGTGCGCTGGCAGGGAGCTTCCGCAGGCCAGACTGCCCTGAGCAATGTGGTGCAGCTGCAAGCCGTAACGCCCACCAGCATTGTCAGGTCCGTGGGCCAGGATACACCCCCTTTCCAGCTGTATCCCAACCCCAGCCACGATCGGCAACCCACCCTGGCCTATCAGGATATGGCTGCCTTCTCCATATCGGTGCACAATAGCCTGGGCCAGCTGGTAGCACAGTATGCCCGTGCGGCCGGTAGTGGGCTTGTTCAGCTCGATCTGCGGCAGCAACCCGCAGGTGTATACACCGTTTCGCTAAGCACCGCCAGCCAGCAGTGGCACAGCCGGTTCGTGCTGCAATAGCCGACTGTGCGGTTATAGACCAACGTGTTTTTTCCCGGCTAAGGAGAATTAGCACTAAACCCGGGTAGTTAAGATAAGAGGCAAACAGGAAGCTTGTAACGGCCCCTGTTTGCCTCTATCTTTGTCCGGGCTATCAGTCAGAATTTTTTTCAACCCTATAATTATGAATGAAGTGTATATCGTAGGCATACAGCGCACGCCGGTGGGTGCTTTCAATGGTAAACTGGCCAGCGTAAAGGCTACCGAACTGGGTGCCATTGCGCTGAAGGCAGCCCTCGCCCAGGCAGGTGTGCCCGCCAGCAGCGTAGACGAGGTGTTTATGGGCAACGTAATGAGTGCCAACCTGGGCCAGGCACCAGCCACACAGGTGGCCCTGGCAGCCGGCCTGCCCGACACCGTGCCCTGCACCACCATAAACAAGGTGTGCGCCAGCGGCACCAAGGCTGCTATGCTGGCTGCCAATATGATTCGCCTGGGGGATGCGCACATCGTAGTAGCAGGCGGCATGGAGAACATGAGCCAGGTGCCCCACTATGTGCAGAGCTACCGCACAGGCCATAAGTTCGGCAACACCGAGCTACTGGACGGCGTGGTAAAAGACGGCCTACAGGATGTGTACAGCGGCATGATGATGGGCGAGGCGGCAGAGCTGTGCGCTGCGAAGTACAGCATCAGCCGCGAGGCACAGGACGAATACGCCATCCGCAGCTACAAACGCGCCATTGAGGCCACTGAGAATGGCAGCCTGAAGCCCTACATCAGCCCCGTTACCATACAGGGCCGGAAGGGTGACGTAATAGTGGATACAGACGAGGAGCCAGCCAATGTGCTGTGGGACAAGATTCCTACCCTGAAACCTGCCTTCAAGAAGGAGGGCACTATTACCGCTGCCAACGCCAGCAAGCTGAACGACGGTGCCACGGCCATGATCCTGGCCAGCGAGAAGGCCGTAAAGGAGCTGGGCCTGAAGCCCCTGGCTCGCATAGTGAGCTATGCCGATGCAGCCCTGAAGCCCGAGTGGTTTACTATAGCGCCCAATGATGCCGTACGCCTGGCCCTGAAGCGCGCTGGCCTGAAGGCTGCAGATATGTCTTTCTTCGAGATCAACGAGGCATTCAGCGTAGTAGCCATGGCAAACCAGCAGCTGCTAGAGGTGGATGCCGAGGCTGTGAACCCATTTGGCGGAGCCGTAGCCTTTGGCCACCCGCTGGGCAGCAGTGGTGCCCGCCTGATACAGAGCGTGGTAACCGGCCTGAAACTGCGTGGAGGCAAGTATGCCGCCATGGGTATATGCAACGGCGGGGGCGGTGCCAGCGCCATGGTACTCGAAAATGTGTAGACAGCAGCCGCTGCCACACCCCATACAGGCCCCACATGTGGGGCCTTTTTTATGCTTGGTTATACGGCCACTATGTGGGCAGTAGTGGCCGCTTTATTTTGTACCTTTGTGCCCTTATGCGTAGTGCGCTCTTCATAGCCGGGCTGTTTGCCGTACTGCTCTCTCTGGCAGGCTGCGATGCGTGCAAGAAGATGGCCAAGAGCAAGGACCTGGCCCTGAAGGACTCTGCCGCCTACTGCTACTACGATAAAAAGCAGTACGAAAGCGCGGCCCTGCTGCTGGAGGAGCTGCTGGGTATATACCCTCCGGGCGAGAAATCCGAGAAGACGCTCTTCTACCTGGCCAATGCCAAATTCTTTTCCGGTGAAATGATCAGCGCCAGTTTCCTGTACAACGAGTTCATTCAGCGCTACCCGAGTAGCCGCCGAGCACCCGATGTGCACTACCAGCTCGCAGAGACCCATGTGAACATGAGCCCGTCCTTCTACCTGGACCAGGGCGATACCAAGAAGGCTATTGAGCGCCTGCAGCTATTCATAGAGCTGTATCCGCAGGACGAGCGCGTGCCCGAGGCAACCAAGACGCTGGACGAGATGCGAGACAAGCTGGCGGAAAAAATGTATACCCAGGCCGATCTCTACCTCAAGATCTATCACTTCCAAAGTGCCGTGCTGTACCTCCAGGCCGTCATCCAGGAGTATCCGGATAGCCGCTTTCGCGAGGCCGCCCAGTACAAACTCTTCAAGGCACAGGTATACTATGCGGACAATAGCGTGGCAGAGAAGCGCCTGGAGCGCTACGAAGAGGTCCAGGCCCTGTACCTGAAGTTCATAGACAAGTTTCCCGAAAGCAAGTATATTAGGCCTGCCGAAAGCCTGTATGCGGGCCTGGATAAAAAGATACGACTGGTAAAGGCCGGAGACGAGGAGAGCCTGAAGAAGGAAACAAAGAACCGGCGCGGACGGCGTAGGATAGACGAAGAAGAAAAGGAGAAAAAGTAGCCCAACACCATGGAACTGAGTAGCGATAACAACATCCAGAGCATCAACATCCTGGACCTGACACCTGAAACCGGGAACATCTACAAGAGCGTAACCATCATTGCGCAGCGTGCCAACCAGATAGGCAGTAAGATGAAGCAGGAGCTGAATGCCAAGCTTGCCGAGTTTGGCCCCGCAGGAGACTCGCTGGAGGAAATAGTAGAAAACCGCGAGCAGATAGAGATAGCCCGCCAGTACGAGCAGCTGCCCAAGCCCACCCTGCTGGCTGTACGCGATTTCCTGAACGGAGACGTGCACTTTAGCGACCCGCTCGAGGCCTAGCTCGCCCCACCCCCCATTACCCATGCGGCTACGCAATAAGCAGATCGTACTGGGCGTGTGCGGCAGCATAGCGGCCTATAAGTCCATCTTGCTACTCCGCCTCTTGCAGCAGGAGGGTGCCCATGTGCGGGTAGCCCTTACGCCCGATGCGGAACGCTTTGTGGGTAGCCTTACCTTTGCCGCGCTCAGCCAGCAGCCAGTGTTTGGCAACCTGTGGGACACCAGCCAGAGCTGGAGCCAGCATGTGCACCTGGCACGTGAGACAGACCTGATGGTTATTGCCCCCGCCACGGCCAACACCGTGGCCAAGCTGGCCCATGGCCAGTGCGATAACGCCGTACTGGCCGTGGCCCTGAGTGCCACCTGCCCGCTGCTGGTATGCCCTGCCATGGACCACGAGATGTACCAGCACGCACAAACCCAGGCCAACCTGCGGCAGCTGGAGGCCCTGGGCTACCAGCTGGTGCAGCCCACCACGGGCTACCTGGCCTCGGGCCTGGAGGGGCAGGGCCGCCTGGCAGAGCCAGAGGCCATCCTGGAGGCAATATGCGGGCACCTGGGCCCCCAGCCCCTGCTGGGCAGGCGGGTGCTGCTAACGGCGGGACCCACCCAGGAGGCACTGGACCCCGTTCGCTACCTTACCAACCACAGCACCGGCAGAATGGGGGTAGCCCTAGCCCAGGCAGCCCAGGCCATGGGGGCAGCCGTAACCCTGGTGGCTGGCCCACTGCAGGTACCTGTGCCGCCGGAT encodes the following:
- a CDS encoding T9SS type A sorting domain-containing protein; translated protein: MMVPVSLEARVQNADAIVEARVTGKQGFWDDDHSRIYTAYTLSVSRSFKGGPAAQLQLVAPGGRVGMDLQVVEPSLQLEVGQMGVFLLSREYSLLQASAPHVYQAFAGPQGFIALQETGEGHDPFASYTDAYAQVFESIMQHTQASYQVVNLQQPHLWVPGEKRPDQGDGLKPLGTNAVPNITSFSPTTTTAGTGSVLTITGSNFGTYSAANSAISFRDANSSSAFVDAFASDIVSWTDTEIKVLVRTNAGTGAIRVRNVDGTATSTANLTVLYNLTGVNSTQTVPAGKFFQPELTGPNGTGGYTFQYSTNFAANADAVASFERALQSWRCATGVNFTMAAGTTTITCNSGLDAVNVVSFDTDCQLPSGVLGINASNYAGCINNGQEYWFVRGHDLIFRTPNNPTVWEFGPALPATNETDFETVALHELGHTHQLGHVINNQFVMHFSLGNGVAKRSLNATSDLAGANAVLSWSDNQNSVTRCVPAPAAHTRLYPTDCAPPRIRFANALQPQSLNEGGANMNAATGDCRRYRDYPITMQITGSPTGNATVTFDAAGSTATPDADYALYNAAATAPITSLVFPAGSNASQAFTLRLYDDRAVEAQSRLRLNFSISGTTNALKGSGRDTTLIVNFVDNDLLPANTVPLPTVNDDLTTATVYIGPSDTVVVYDDGGELIGVLANLSQHNYGCTTVEVDRAGTGAVAFQRTPTGTLATQKTLLITPTNSNPGGSFLLTAYFTEAEIAGWETATGGSRANLTLFRSGGKIGNVSPTSPTPAGNPSSSNRYGTSPVSANFGGAGVAHALAAQFPAGLGGFAAGLGSPNGPILTIEVPQLTLSGSRQGTSASFQLQATPAGVGGTLRLERSLTSDFAALTEVQSQAYATSLTFADAEAPFSVVYYRARWQSTGGDVVYSAVVQLAALSPELTLTGSRQGATAAFQLQATPAGVSGTLRLERSLTSDFAALTEVQSQAYATSLTFTDSQAPTTAAYYRVRWQGASAGQTALSNVVQLQAVTPTSIVRSVGQDTPPFQLYPNPSHDRQPTLAYQDMAAFSISVHNSLGQLVAQYARAAGSGLVQLDLRQQPAGVYTVSLSTASQQWHSRFVLQ
- a CDS encoding acetyl-CoA C-acyltransferase, producing the protein MNEVYIVGIQRTPVGAFNGKLASVKATELGAIALKAALAQAGVPASSVDEVFMGNVMSANLGQAPATQVALAAGLPDTVPCTTINKVCASGTKAAMLAANMIRLGDAHIVVAGGMENMSQVPHYVQSYRTGHKFGNTELLDGVVKDGLQDVYSGMMMGEAAELCAAKYSISREAQDEYAIRSYKRAIEATENGSLKPYISPVTIQGRKGDVIVDTDEEPANVLWDKIPTLKPAFKKEGTITAANASKLNDGATAMILASEKAVKELGLKPLARIVSYADAALKPEWFTIAPNDAVRLALKRAGLKAADMSFFEINEAFSVVAMANQQLLEVDAEAVNPFGGAVAFGHPLGSSGARLIQSVVTGLKLRGGKYAAMGICNGGGGASAMVLENV
- the bamD gene encoding outer membrane protein assembly factor BamD — its product is MRSALFIAGLFAVLLSLAGCDACKKMAKSKDLALKDSAAYCYYDKKQYESAALLLEELLGIYPPGEKSEKTLFYLANAKFFSGEMISASFLYNEFIQRYPSSRRAPDVHYQLAETHVNMSPSFYLDQGDTKKAIERLQLFIELYPQDERVPEATKTLDEMRDKLAEKMYTQADLYLKIYHFQSAVLYLQAVIQEYPDSRFREAAQYKLFKAQVYYADNSVAEKRLERYEEVQALYLKFIDKFPESKYIRPAESLYAGLDKKIRLVKAGDEESLKKETKNRRGRRRIDEEEKEKK
- a CDS encoding DNA-directed RNA polymerase subunit omega, whose amino-acid sequence is MELSSDNNIQSINILDLTPETGNIYKSVTIIAQRANQIGSKMKQELNAKLAEFGPAGDSLEEIVENREQIEIARQYEQLPKPTLLAVRDFLNGDVHFSDPLEA
- the coaBC gene encoding bifunctional phosphopantothenoylcysteine decarboxylase/phosphopantothenate--cysteine ligase CoaBC, with translation MRLRNKQIVLGVCGSIAAYKSILLLRLLQQEGAHVRVALTPDAERFVGSLTFAALSQQPVFGNLWDTSQSWSQHVHLARETDLMVIAPATANTVAKLAHGQCDNAVLAVALSATCPLLVCPAMDHEMYQHAQTQANLRQLEALGYQLVQPTTGYLASGLEGQGRLAEPEAILEAICGHLGPQPLLGRRVLLTAGPTQEALDPVRYLTNHSTGRMGVALAQAAQAMGAAVTLVAGPLQVPVPPDVAHVPVRTARQMLQAVQAQYEQQDILILTAAVSDYAPETVAEEKIKKAGDTLQLTLRRNPDILAWLGENRKPGQLLVGFALETEHELAHAQAKLEKKRLDCIVLNSLRDTGAGFGHDTNKITLLDQNGTVHRYELKSKAEVARDILQYLVKKISSV